A genome region from Thermomonospora amylolytica includes the following:
- the dnaN gene encoding DNA polymerase III subunit beta, with product MKFQVDHQVLADAVGWASRVLPVRPALPVLAGMLVDATADGVTLAGFDYEVSARATVEAAVSEPGRVLVPGRLLAEIVRSLPGRPVEVSTEGAEAVVRCGSAEFGLLTMPAEDYPTLPEPPAVAGTVSGDAFGTAIGRVVVAASRDDTLPMLTGVRVDIEGETIGLACTDRYRIACCELAWSPARPDFSAAAVVPARTLADAARSLRAGTEVELSLTGVGDNLLGLSGAGRTLTTRLLDDQFIDYRSRLSGRWTTRAEVPTGAFVEAVKRVALVAERNVPVRLAFSKDSVRIRAASGDAARASETLPAELDGDEVDIGFNPQFLLDGLAGITTMTTRLHCDGPNKAALFTPASTEDDKAPTAQDTYRYLLMPIRLSA from the coding sequence GTGAAGTTCCAGGTAGATCACCAGGTCCTCGCGGACGCCGTGGGCTGGGCGTCGCGCGTCCTGCCGGTGCGTCCCGCGCTGCCCGTGCTGGCGGGGATGCTCGTCGACGCCACCGCGGACGGGGTGACGCTGGCCGGGTTCGACTACGAGGTCTCGGCGCGGGCCACGGTGGAGGCGGCGGTGAGCGAGCCCGGCCGGGTGCTGGTCCCCGGCCGGTTGCTGGCCGAGATCGTACGGAGCCTGCCCGGCCGGCCTGTGGAGGTCTCCACCGAGGGCGCCGAGGCGGTGGTGCGGTGCGGCAGCGCGGAGTTCGGCCTGCTGACGATGCCGGCGGAGGACTATCCCACGCTGCCCGAGCCGCCCGCCGTCGCGGGCACGGTCTCCGGCGACGCGTTCGGCACCGCGATCGGCCGGGTGGTGGTGGCGGCCAGCCGCGACGACACGCTGCCCATGCTGACCGGGGTACGGGTCGACATCGAGGGCGAGACCATCGGCCTGGCCTGCACCGACCGCTACCGGATCGCCTGCTGCGAGCTGGCCTGGTCCCCGGCCCGCCCGGACTTCTCCGCGGCCGCGGTCGTACCGGCCCGGACCCTGGCGGACGCGGCCAGGTCCCTGCGCGCGGGCACCGAGGTCGAGCTGTCGCTGACCGGCGTGGGCGACAACCTGCTGGGCCTGTCCGGCGCCGGCCGCACGCTCACCACCCGCCTGCTGGACGACCAGTTCATCGACTACCGCTCCCGGCTGTCCGGCCGGTGGACGACCCGCGCCGAGGTCCCCACCGGCGCCTTCGTCGAGGCCGTCAAACGCGTCGCCCTGGTCGCCGAACGCAACGTCCCGGTCCGCCTGGCGTTCTCCAAGGACTCCGTCCGCATCCGCGCCGCCTCCGGCGACGCCGCCCGGGCCAGCGAGACCCTCCCCGCCGAACTCGACGGCGACGAGGTCGACATCGGCTTCAATCCCCAGTTCCTCCTGGACGGCCTGGCCGGCATCACCACCATGACCACCCGCCTGCACTGCGACGGCCCCAACAAGGCCGCCCTCTTCACCCCCGCCTCCACCGAGGACGACAAGGCCCCCACCGCCCAGGACACCTACCGCTACCTCCTGATGCCCATCCGCCTGTCCGCCTGA
- a CDS encoding GNAT family N-acetyltransferase encodes MTTVRTERLILRRWRERDRGPFAALNADPQVMEHFPATLDRAESDAAIDRYETGFEANGYGIWALEVAATGEFIGLAGLSPVTFTAPFTPAVEIAWRLVRTAWGHGYATEAGRACLAYGFEALGLPEIVAFTSTTNLRSQAVMRRLGMTHDPADDFDHPRLPPGHRLRRHVLYRAAPPA; translated from the coding sequence ATGACCACCGTGCGCACCGAACGGCTGATCCTGCGCCGCTGGCGGGAGCGTGACCGTGGGCCGTTCGCCGCCCTGAACGCGGATCCGCAGGTCATGGAGCACTTCCCGGCCACGCTCGACCGGGCCGAAAGCGATGCGGCGATCGACCGGTACGAGACCGGCTTCGAGGCGAACGGCTATGGGATCTGGGCGCTGGAGGTCGCCGCGACCGGCGAGTTCATCGGCCTGGCCGGGCTGTCCCCGGTCACGTTCACCGCCCCGTTCACCCCCGCGGTCGAGATCGCCTGGCGGCTGGTCCGCACCGCCTGGGGCCACGGTTACGCCACCGAGGCCGGCCGGGCCTGTCTGGCCTACGGCTTCGAGGCCCTCGGCCTACCGGAGATCGTCGCCTTCACCTCGACCACCAACCTGCGTTCCCAGGCCGTCATGCGCCGGCTCGGCATGACCCACGACCCCGCCGACGACTTCGACCACCCCCGCCTGCCTCCCGGCCACCGCCTGCGCCGCCACGTCCTCTACCGCGCCGCCCCACCGGCCTGA
- the dnaB gene encoding replicative DNA helicase codes for MSVTELGSHEREFERTPPHDVAAEQSVLGGMLLSPNAIAEVVEVLKSSDFYRPAHQILFDTILDLYGRGEPADAVTVVAELTKRGEINRVGGAPYLHTLMATVPTAANAGYYAKIVRERAVLRRLVEVGTRIVQLGYSSEGADADEVLDRAQAEVFAIAEKRTGEDYAPLSEIMPDALDEIEAIGSRGGQMVGVPTGFSDLDALTNGLHPGQMIIVAARPAIGKSTLALDFARAAAIRHGLTTVFFSLEMGRNEITMRLLSAEARVALHAMRSGTMQDEDWTRLARRMSEVAEAPLFIDDSPNMSMMEIRAKCRRLKQQHDLRLVIIDYLQLMTSNKRVESRQVEVSEFSRSLKLLAKELGVPVIALSQLNRGPEQRTDKKPMVSDLRESGSIEQDADVVILLHREDAYEKESPRAGEADLIVAKHRNGPTATVTVAFQGHYSRFVDMAQ; via the coding sequence GTGAGCGTGACCGAACTCGGGTCGCACGAGCGGGAGTTCGAACGGACGCCGCCGCACGACGTCGCCGCGGAGCAGTCGGTGCTGGGCGGCATGCTGCTGTCGCCCAACGCCATCGCCGAGGTGGTGGAGGTGCTGAAGTCCTCGGACTTCTACCGGCCCGCCCACCAGATCCTCTTCGACACCATCCTGGACCTGTACGGGCGGGGCGAGCCGGCCGACGCCGTCACCGTGGTCGCCGAGCTCACCAAGCGCGGCGAGATCAACCGGGTGGGCGGCGCCCCCTACCTGCACACCCTGATGGCCACCGTGCCGACCGCGGCCAACGCCGGCTACTACGCCAAGATCGTGCGGGAACGCGCGGTGCTGCGGCGGCTGGTCGAGGTCGGCACCCGCATCGTCCAGCTCGGCTACTCCTCCGAGGGCGCCGACGCCGACGAGGTGCTCGACCGCGCCCAGGCCGAGGTCTTCGCCATCGCCGAGAAGCGCACCGGCGAGGACTACGCGCCGCTCAGCGAGATCATGCCGGACGCCCTCGACGAGATCGAGGCGATCGGCAGCCGCGGCGGCCAGATGGTCGGCGTCCCCACCGGCTTCTCCGACCTGGACGCGCTGACCAACGGCCTGCACCCGGGCCAGATGATCATCGTGGCCGCCCGTCCCGCCATCGGCAAGTCCACCCTCGCGCTGGACTTCGCCCGGGCCGCGGCGATCAGGCACGGGCTGACCACCGTGTTCTTCAGCCTGGAGATGGGCCGCAACGAGATCACCATGCGGCTGCTGTCCGCCGAGGCCAGGGTGGCGCTGCACGCCATGCGCTCGGGCACCATGCAGGACGAGGACTGGACCCGGCTGGCCCGCCGGATGAGCGAGGTGGCCGAGGCCCCGCTGTTCATCGACGACTCGCCGAACATGTCGATGATGGAGATCCGCGCCAAGTGCCGCCGGCTCAAGCAGCAGCACGACCTGCGCCTGGTCATCATCGACTACCTGCAGCTGATGACCTCCAACAAGCGGGTGGAGAGCCGGCAGGTCGAGGTCTCGGAGTTCTCCCGTTCGCTGAAGCTGCTGGCCAAGGAGCTCGGCGTCCCGGTCATCGCGCTGTCCCAGCTCAACCGGGGTCCCGAACAGCGGACCGACAAGAAGCCCATGGTCTCGGACCTGCGCGAGTCCGGGTCGATCGAGCAGGACGCCGATGTGGTCATCCTGCTGCACCGCGAGGACGCCTACGAGAAGGAGTCCCCCCGCGCCGGCGAGGCCGACCTGATCGTCGCCAAGCACCGCAACGGCCCGACCGCCACGGTCACCGTCGCCTTCCAGGGCCACTACAGCCGCTTCGTCGACATGGCCCAATGA
- a CDS encoding MATE family efflux transporter: MPAFGALVAEPLFLLADSAIVGRLGTEPLGGLGVAGQALATAVYLFVFLAYGTTAAVARQVGAGNLRAAVRQGIDGMWLALALGAVLVAVALPLVPWIVEVFGANAAVAPYAETYLRISLFGIPGMLVILAGTGVLRGLQDARTPLQVSVGSFGLNLVLNALFVLVLGWGIAGSAWGTVIAQNAGAAVYVVTVLRGARRHGAPVRPSRTGLRAAATAGVHLLIRTLALRLVLIVGTAIAARMGTEETAAYPVSFQVWTLLAFAHDAVAIAGQSITGRYLGAGDAPGARAATRRMVEWGLLGGVVFAIGLLVARSWLPALFTADPGVRELLLTALVLVAVQQPIAGVVFVLDGVLIGAGDMRYLAATTLIATVVFLPAALAAYRLDAGLVGLWLAIGLWMLTRLITLGLRARGDAWLVTGAVRD; this comes from the coding sequence GTGCCGGCGTTCGGGGCGCTGGTGGCCGAGCCGTTGTTCCTGCTGGCGGACAGCGCGATCGTCGGGCGGCTGGGGACCGAGCCGCTGGGCGGTCTCGGTGTCGCCGGGCAGGCGCTGGCCACCGCGGTCTACCTGTTCGTGTTCCTGGCGTACGGGACCACCGCGGCCGTCGCGCGGCAGGTGGGCGCGGGCAACCTGCGGGCGGCGGTCCGGCAGGGCATCGACGGCATGTGGCTGGCGCTGGCGCTCGGTGCCGTGCTGGTCGCGGTCGCCCTGCCGCTGGTGCCGTGGATCGTCGAGGTCTTCGGCGCGAACGCCGCGGTGGCCCCGTACGCGGAGACGTACCTGCGGATCAGCCTGTTCGGCATCCCGGGCATGCTCGTCATCCTGGCCGGCACCGGGGTGCTGCGCGGGCTGCAGGACGCCAGGACCCCGCTGCAGGTGTCGGTCGGCTCCTTCGGGCTCAACCTGGTCCTGAACGCGCTGTTCGTGCTGGTGCTCGGCTGGGGCATCGCCGGGTCGGCCTGGGGGACGGTGATCGCGCAGAACGCGGGCGCGGCCGTGTACGTGGTCACGGTGCTGCGCGGCGCCCGCCGCCACGGAGCCCCGGTACGGCCGTCGCGGACCGGGCTGAGGGCGGCGGCAACCGCGGGCGTGCACCTGCTGATCCGCACGCTCGCGCTGCGCCTGGTCCTGATCGTCGGCACCGCCATCGCCGCGCGGATGGGCACCGAGGAGACCGCGGCCTATCCCGTCAGCTTCCAGGTGTGGACGCTGCTGGCGTTCGCGCACGACGCCGTCGCGATCGCCGGGCAGTCCATCACCGGGCGGTATCTGGGCGCCGGCGACGCCCCGGGCGCCCGTGCCGCCACCCGCCGGATGGTGGAGTGGGGCCTGCTGGGCGGCGTGGTCTTCGCGATCGGGCTGCTGGTGGCGCGGTCATGGCTGCCCGCCCTGTTCACCGCGGATCCCGGGGTGCGCGAACTCCTGCTGACCGCGCTGGTGCTGGTGGCCGTGCAGCAGCCGATCGCCGGTGTGGTGTTCGTGCTCGACGGGGTCCTGATCGGGGCCGGTGACATGCGCTATCTGGCGGCCACCACGCTGATCGCCACGGTCGTGTTCCTGCCCGCCGCGCTGGCGGCGTACCGGCTGGACGCCGGGCTGGTGGGGCTGTGGCTCGCGATCGGGCTGTGGATGCTCACCCGGCTGATCACCCTGGGCCTGCGCGCCCGGGGGGACGCCTGGCTGGTGACCGGCGCGGTACGCGACTGA
- a CDS encoding phytanoyl-CoA dioxygenase family protein, with product MDVEGFVRDGYVVIRRAFDADTAAACREVIWSVLESHGIDRTDRATWRTPKVDAECPPAGPFAAAAGGAALLDAVDALIGPGRWQAPIPAHGGMPVKFPSPDWPGDTGWHIEGNWWGGEDYWTDVRSTGRGLTAFFLFSDVGPDDAPTRLVRGSHLFVPPVLAAAGPAGMSGSAVVEQLRPSVLHRPVVHVTGRAGDVYLVHPFMVHTATWPHTGTTPRMMSQPGIAVPDGFALDGSDPSPVARAIVRGLTPAQPR from the coding sequence GTGGACGTTGAGGGCTTTGTACGCGACGGCTACGTGGTGATCCGCCGGGCGTTCGACGCCGACACCGCCGCGGCGTGCCGCGAGGTGATCTGGTCGGTGCTGGAATCCCACGGGATCGACCGGACGGACCGCGCCACGTGGCGGACCCCCAAGGTCGACGCCGAATGCCCGCCAGCGGGCCCGTTCGCCGCCGCGGCCGGTGGCGCGGCCCTCCTCGACGCGGTCGACGCGCTGATCGGCCCCGGCCGGTGGCAGGCCCCGATTCCCGCGCACGGCGGGATGCCGGTGAAGTTCCCCTCGCCGGACTGGCCGGGGGACACCGGCTGGCACATCGAGGGCAACTGGTGGGGCGGTGAGGACTACTGGACCGACGTGCGTTCCACCGGACGCGGGCTGACCGCCTTCTTCCTGTTCTCCGACGTCGGCCCCGACGACGCGCCCACCCGGTTGGTCCGGGGCTCCCACCTGTTCGTCCCTCCGGTGCTGGCCGCCGCCGGTCCGGCCGGGATGAGCGGGAGCGCCGTGGTCGAGCAGTTGCGGCCCTCCGTGCTGCACCGGCCGGTCGTCCACGTCACCGGCCGGGCCGGCGACGTGTATCTGGTGCATCCGTTCATGGTCCACACCGCGACCTGGCCGCACACCGGGACGACACCGCGGATGATGTCCCAGCCGGGCATCGCCGTTCCCGACGGCTTCGCCCTGGATGGCAGCGACCCCTCACCCGTCGCTCGGGCGATCGTCCGCGGGCTCACCCCCGCCCAGCCACGCTGA
- a CDS encoding peptidoglycan recognition protein family protein: MSGHAGHGISRRALLGGTAGAGLMATFPLGAGGLAAARSGDRDRLRIHAREDWNARPPRQPAQLLDHAPDHIIIHHTATPNTKDFSLEQAYRLSRIIQRFHMEEWGWDDIGEQLTISRGGHVMEGRNRTLSAIRAGRHVLGAQLRGHNHHTIGIENEGTYSDAPVPAQLWSSLVDTCAWLCDVYDLDPSQAIRAHRDFGDTDCPGDALYDRLPELRSEVARRLRGTNEHTIWPIPRPVTKSLSAQRLVPPQTRPES, from the coding sequence ATGAGCGGTCACGCAGGACACGGGATCAGCCGCCGGGCGCTGCTCGGCGGAACGGCGGGTGCGGGGCTCATGGCGACGTTCCCGCTGGGGGCCGGGGGCCTCGCGGCGGCGCGGAGCGGGGATCGCGACCGGCTGCGGATCCACGCCCGGGAGGACTGGAACGCCAGACCTCCCCGGCAGCCGGCCCAGCTGCTCGACCACGCCCCCGACCACATCATCATCCATCACACCGCGACGCCGAACACCAAGGACTTCTCCCTGGAGCAGGCGTACCGCCTCTCCCGCATCATCCAGCGCTTCCACATGGAGGAGTGGGGCTGGGACGACATCGGCGAGCAGCTCACCATCAGCCGGGGCGGCCATGTGATGGAGGGCCGCAACCGCACCCTCTCCGCCATCCGGGCGGGCCGTCACGTCCTGGGCGCCCAGCTCCGCGGCCACAACCACCACACCATCGGCATCGAGAACGAGGGCACCTACTCCGACGCCCCCGTCCCCGCCCAGCTGTGGTCCTCCCTCGTGGACACCTGCGCGTGGCTCTGCGACGTGTACGACCTCGACCCGTCCCAGGCCATCCGCGCCCACCGCGACTTCGGCGACACCGACTGCCCCGGCGACGCCCTCTACGACCGTCTCCCGGAACTGCGCAGCGAGGTCGCCCGCCGCCTCCGCGGCACGAACGAGCACACCATCTGGCCCATCCCGCGCCCGGTCACCAAGTCCCTCTCCGCCCAGCGCCTGGTCCCACCCCAGACCCGCCCCGAGTCCTGA
- the rplI gene encoding 50S ribosomal protein L9 — translation MKLILKQEVSGLGEPGDVVEVKDGYGRNYLVPRGLAIHWTRGAQREVDSIKKARAAREIATLEQAREVAGQLAGLKVTLRTRAGQGGRLFGSVTAADIAGAVKDAGGPDLDKRRIEIRNPIKTVGVHQVAVRLHPEVSATIQLNVAAA, via the coding sequence GTGAAGCTCATTCTCAAGCAGGAGGTCTCCGGTCTCGGCGAGCCGGGTGACGTGGTCGAGGTCAAGGACGGCTACGGCCGCAACTACCTGGTCCCGCGCGGTCTGGCGATCCACTGGACCCGCGGCGCCCAGCGCGAGGTCGACTCGATCAAGAAGGCCCGCGCCGCCCGCGAGATCGCCACCCTGGAGCAGGCCCGCGAGGTCGCCGGGCAGCTCGCTGGCCTCAAGGTGACCCTGCGCACCCGTGCCGGCCAGGGCGGCCGGCTGTTCGGCTCGGTGACCGCGGCCGACATCGCCGGTGCCGTCAAGGACGCCGGCGGCCCGGATCTCGACAAGCGCCGCATCGAGATCCGCAACCCCATCAAGACGGTCGGCGTCCACCAGGTCGCCGTCCGGCTGCACCCCGAGGTCAGCGCCACCATCCAGCTCAACGTGGCCGCTGCCTGA
- the rpsR gene encoding 30S ribosomal protein S18, with protein sequence MAKPPPRKPKKKVCVFCQEKISYVDYKDTGLLRKFISDRGKIRARRVTGNCTQHQRDVATAIKNAREMALLPYTSTAR encoded by the coding sequence ATGGCCAAGCCACCGCCGCGCAAGCCCAAGAAGAAGGTTTGCGTGTTCTGCCAGGAGAAGATCTCCTACGTCGACTACAAGGACACCGGCCTGCTGCGGAAGTTCATCTCCGACCGCGGCAAGATCCGGGCCCGCCGGGTGACCGGCAACTGCACCCAGCACCAGCGGGACGTCGCCACCGCGATCAAGAACGCCCGCGAGATGGCGCTGCTGCCCTACACCAGCACCGCGCGCTGA
- a CDS encoding single-stranded DNA-binding protein codes for MAAGDTQITIVGNLVEDPNLRFTPSGQAVATFRIASTPRFYDRQSGEWKDGDALFLTCNVWRQAAENVAESLTRGMRVIVQGRLKQRSYETREGEKRTVYEVEVDEVGPSLRNATAKVNKTQRQGGGFGGGQGGGFDSGGFGGPAAAPAGGGAPAGDPWATGGGGGGFSDDPPF; via the coding sequence ATGGCAGCAGGCGACACCCAGATAACGATCGTCGGGAACCTCGTCGAGGACCCGAACCTGCGCTTCACCCCCAGCGGCCAGGCGGTGGCGACGTTCCGCATCGCCTCCACGCCGCGCTTCTACGACCGCCAGTCAGGTGAGTGGAAGGACGGCGACGCCCTCTTCCTGACCTGCAACGTCTGGCGGCAGGCGGCGGAGAACGTGGCCGAGAGCCTGACCCGGGGCATGCGGGTGATCGTGCAGGGTCGCCTGAAGCAGCGCTCGTACGAGACCCGTGAGGGCGAGAAGCGCACCGTCTACGAGGTCGAGGTCGACGAGGTCGGCCCGTCGCTGCGCAACGCCACCGCCAAGGTCAACAAGACCCAGCGGCAGGGCGGCGGGTTCGGCGGCGGCCAGGGCGGCGGCTTCGACTCGGGCGGCTTCGGCGGCCCGGCCGCCGCGCCCGCCGGCGGGGGCGCCCCGGCCGGCGACCCCTGGGCCACCGGGGGCGGGGGCGGGGGCTTCTCCGACGACCCGCCGTTCTAG
- the rpsF gene encoding 30S ribosomal protein S6, whose protein sequence is MRRYEVMVILDPSIEERAIAPSLDQFLNVVKTGGGSVEKVDIWGRRRLAYEIQKKSEGVYAVVDLTAEPAVVKELDRQLNLSETVLRTKVIRPEVH, encoded by the coding sequence ATGCGTCGCTACGAAGTCATGGTCATCCTCGACCCCTCGATCGAGGAGCGCGCCATCGCCCCCTCGCTCGACCAGTTCCTGAACGTCGTCAAGACCGGCGGCGGCTCGGTGGAGAAGGTCGACATCTGGGGCCGCCGGCGCCTGGCCTACGAGATCCAGAAGAAGAGCGAGGGCGTCTACGCGGTCGTCGACCTCACCGCGGAGCCCGCCGTCGTCAAGGAGCTCGACCGGCAGCTCAACCTGAGCGAGACGGTCCTGCGTACGAAGGTCATCCGCCCCGAGGTCCACTGA
- a CDS encoding deoxyribonuclease IV, giving the protein MRIGAHVDRHDPLAAARAVGADVVQFFLGDPQGWKKPEVPEAVKDLAGSGVDVYVHAPYVVNVATSNNRIRIPSRKLLTQQLEAAAEIGARALIVHGGHVLSKDDPETGFENWRKVFERLDCPVPIYIENTAGGGNAMARRFDRIARLWEVLSQVADIDAKLGFCLDTCHAHAAGEELIDAVDRIKAITGRIDLVHCNNSRDAFGSGADRHANLDSGTIDTDLILSVVRAAGAPVVVETPQQGQAADIALLRSKLS; this is encoded by the coding sequence ATGCGCATCGGAGCCCACGTCGACCGGCACGACCCCCTCGCCGCCGCCCGCGCCGTCGGTGCGGACGTCGTGCAGTTCTTCCTCGGCGACCCGCAGGGCTGGAAGAAGCCGGAGGTGCCGGAGGCGGTCAAGGACCTGGCGGGCTCCGGCGTGGACGTCTACGTCCACGCCCCGTACGTGGTGAACGTGGCGACCTCCAACAACCGGATCCGCATCCCCAGCCGCAAGCTCCTCACCCAGCAGCTCGAGGCGGCGGCGGAGATCGGGGCCAGGGCGCTGATCGTGCACGGCGGCCACGTGCTGTCCAAGGACGACCCCGAGACCGGCTTCGAGAACTGGCGCAAGGTCTTCGAGCGCCTCGACTGCCCCGTCCCGATCTACATCGAGAACACCGCGGGCGGCGGCAACGCGATGGCCCGCAGGTTCGACCGCATCGCCCGGCTGTGGGAGGTGCTGTCGCAGGTCGCCGACATCGACGCCAAGCTCGGCTTCTGCCTGGACACCTGCCACGCCCACGCCGCGGGCGAGGAGCTGATCGACGCCGTGGACCGGATCAAGGCCATCACCGGCCGGATCGACCTGGTCCACTGCAACAACAGCCGCGACGCGTTCGGCTCCGGCGCCGACCGCCACGCCAACCTCGACAGCGGCACCATCGACACCGACCTGATCCTCTCCGTGGTCCGCGCCGCCGGAGCCCCCGTGGTCGTCGAGACCCCCCAGCAGGGCCAGGCCGCCGACATCGCCCTCCTCCGCTCCAAGCTCTCCTGA
- a CDS encoding NADP-dependent oxidoreductase, with translation MRAISQRSWGAPEVLTEVEVERPQPGPAEILVRVHAAGINPVDWKSRATGGFGLWGEPPILGWDVSGVVEETGPGVTIFQPGDEVFGMPRFPHQAGAYAEYVTAPARHFAPKPAGLDHVQAAALPLAGLTAWQALVDTADVRPGRRVLIHAAAGGVGHLAVQIAKARGAHVIGTARGSKHELLRDLGADELIDYTETDFTEAVADLDVVIDPIGGDYGPRSLKVLRPDGVLVSLNSPDEDALRPRAAALGRRAGFMLVEPDRTGLAAIADLVSSGRLRPVIDAVFPLSEAAKAHHHGETGRTTGKLILTVHD, from the coding sequence ATGCGCGCGATCAGCCAGCGGTCCTGGGGAGCCCCCGAGGTGCTGACGGAGGTGGAGGTCGAACGGCCCCAGCCCGGACCGGCCGAGATCCTGGTCCGGGTGCACGCCGCCGGGATCAACCCGGTCGACTGGAAGTCCCGGGCCACCGGCGGCTTCGGCCTGTGGGGCGAGCCCCCGATCCTGGGCTGGGACGTGTCCGGCGTGGTCGAGGAGACCGGCCCGGGTGTGACGATCTTCCAGCCGGGCGACGAGGTGTTCGGCATGCCCCGCTTCCCCCACCAGGCCGGGGCCTACGCGGAGTACGTCACCGCGCCCGCCCGCCACTTCGCCCCCAAGCCCGCCGGGCTGGATCACGTCCAGGCCGCTGCCCTGCCCCTGGCGGGCCTGACGGCCTGGCAGGCCCTCGTGGACACCGCCGACGTACGGCCCGGGCGGCGCGTCCTGATCCACGCCGCCGCCGGCGGCGTCGGCCACCTGGCCGTCCAGATCGCCAAGGCCCGCGGCGCCCACGTCATCGGCACCGCCCGCGGCTCCAAGCACGAACTGCTCCGCGACCTGGGCGCCGACGAGCTCATCGACTACACCGAGACCGACTTCACCGAGGCCGTCGCCGACCTGGACGTCGTCATCGACCCCATCGGCGGCGACTACGGCCCCCGTTCCCTCAAGGTCCTCCGCCCCGACGGCGTCCTCGTCTCTTTGAACTCCCCCGACGAGGACGCCCTCCGCCCCCGGGCCGCCGCTCTGGGCCGCCGCGCCGGCTTCATGCTCGTGGAGCCCGACCGTACGGGCCTGGCGGCGATCGCCGATCTGGTGTCGTCCGGGCGTCTGCGTCCCGTGATCGACGCCGTCTTCCCCCTGTCCGAGGCCGCCAAGGCCCACCACCACGGCGAGACGGGCCGCACCACCGGCAAGCTCATCCTCACCGTGCACGACTGA
- a CDS encoding GlxA family transcriptional regulator, whose translation MHRIVVLALDGVLPFELGIPARVFGSAQTSGGAPLYEVVTCSLDGGTVRTCADFAIAVEHDATVLDTADTVIIPSGHGPLFEGNEPPPQLAGALERIRPGTRLVSLCTGSFILAGAGLLDGLPATTHWARADEFQRLFPRVKLDPDVLFVDNGDLLTSAGCAAAIDLCLHLVRRDHGSEVANGAARRCVVPPWRDGGQAQYIERPLPEPSVATTGPTRAWALERLHLPLSLAQMAAHAGMSVRTFTRRFREEVGMSPGQWLGHQRVELARHLLETTDLPVDRIAERAGFGTGASLRKHLREALGVAPLAYRRTFRATDQRAFTSV comes from the coding sequence ATGCATCGGATCGTCGTGCTGGCCCTGGACGGGGTGCTGCCGTTCGAGCTGGGGATCCCGGCCCGGGTCTTCGGATCCGCGCAGACCTCCGGCGGAGCGCCGCTCTATGAGGTGGTGACCTGCTCCCTCGACGGCGGGACGGTGCGGACCTGCGCCGACTTCGCCATCGCCGTCGAGCACGACGCCACCGTGCTGGACACCGCCGACACCGTGATCATCCCCTCCGGGCACGGGCCGCTGTTCGAGGGGAACGAGCCGCCCCCGCAGCTGGCCGGGGCGCTGGAGCGCATCCGGCCCGGAACCCGGCTGGTGTCGCTGTGCACGGGGTCGTTCATCCTGGCCGGGGCGGGCCTGCTGGACGGGCTGCCCGCCACCACGCACTGGGCGCGCGCCGACGAGTTCCAGCGGCTCTTCCCCCGGGTGAAGCTGGACCCGGACGTGCTGTTCGTGGACAACGGGGACCTGCTGACCTCCGCGGGATGCGCCGCCGCCATCGACCTGTGCCTGCACCTGGTCCGCCGCGACCACGGCAGCGAGGTGGCCAACGGGGCGGCGCGGCGCTGCGTCGTCCCGCCGTGGCGGGACGGCGGCCAGGCGCAGTACATCGAACGGCCGCTGCCCGAACCGTCCGTCGCCACCACCGGCCCCACCCGTGCGTGGGCGCTGGAGCGCCTGCACCTGCCCCTGTCGCTGGCCCAGATGGCGGCGCACGCGGGGATGAGCGTGCGGACGTTCACCCGCCGGTTCCGCGAGGAGGTGGGGATGAGCCCGGGGCAGTGGCTCGGGCACCAGCGGGTGGAACTGGCCCGTCACCTGCTGGAGACCACCGACCTGCCGGTGGACCGGATCGCCGAGCGCGCCGGGTTCGGCACCGGCGCGTCACTCCGCAAGCACCTGCGCGAGGCCCTCGGGGTCGCCCCGCTCGCCTATCGGAGAACGTTCCGGGCCACCGATCAACGGGCGTTTACATCGGTGTGA